Proteins from a genomic interval of Acidobacteriota bacterium:
- a CDS encoding ATP-dependent helicase, which translates to MAERVFNPRQKAAIEHTRGPMLVVAGAGTGKTSVLVERAARLVERKLARPEEVVVLTYTLDAAAELRARLAGRLKAENKGRLRALNFHSYCYDLLQAHGRVFDVLEDVDLRVFLRQRLSDLPLNIFRKAAEPGKFLSNLTDFFSRCQDELVSAQRYSGYVADVKAGRAPLPRVSSSKDHVELGREEIIARCEEIAAVYRALEAVLAERNLGTFGMQITRAVELLQADSSALAAEQAKARFILVDEFQDSNQALIELVKLLAGDEQNVFAVGDPDQAIYRFRGASAAAFDSFRRAFPTTKEVALAENYRSLSPVLEIAYRVIQGNQIVPGASQMSLVREPLRSARSEAAPKGGAPAASPVAIVSHSGDEHEAFEVVEEIIARHDAGGAAWRDVCVLYRQKDHRDEIVPLLREREVPFVVEGLDALETTEVRDLLAALRATVWPAESASLLRFAAFPEFGVEGEKLREQLGAAKRDTPLVALLDLSDGGKKVLAALAEVNRAAPPKETKALAFAEQVAKRFALDRRSPALRVFFDFIENWQKKPVAERGDVPEFLEYLECYRDFGGMVPLEATAEEDAVRLMTVHAAKGREFPHVYVIRASSGSFPTHFREPLFEFPPGLRADAEVAQREPKDLHAEEERRLFYVAMTRAKDSLTLLGCRRGKDPYPAGYLREIAGGGPGAWSARAARVFTIDLAAAAAAIPEISSVSPWLALPVRAVVREMPLSASAIEAYETCPLKFKIRYDWRLPEEPSGALLYGSVMHGILKSLFEQVKAGNTPPDETVLAQFRGELAAAKFSDELQRTLYERDGVQQLTDFLAAWRAQPQPPEVLSTEKNFRVQIGGVTVTGRIDRVDRCADGAVAILDYKTGKPKEEKDAERSLQLSIYALAAPLEFQLTPSRLVFYNLVTNEAIAVGRTPAQLAKATDKVREVAENVRAGNFAPSTGFHCKWCGYVDLCPATEEKLVKIEKLSTASGVN; encoded by the coding sequence ATGGCGGAGCGCGTCTTCAATCCGCGACAAAAAGCAGCCATCGAGCATACTCGTGGCCCCATGCTCGTGGTCGCGGGCGCCGGCACCGGGAAGACCAGCGTGCTCGTGGAGCGCGCGGCACGGCTGGTCGAGCGCAAGCTGGCAAGGCCCGAGGAAGTCGTTGTCCTTACTTACACGCTCGACGCTGCTGCCGAGCTGCGCGCGCGACTGGCAGGACGGCTGAAGGCCGAGAATAAGGGACGCCTGCGCGCCCTTAACTTCCACTCATACTGCTACGACCTCTTGCAGGCGCACGGGCGCGTCTTCGACGTGCTGGAAGATGTTGACCTGCGAGTGTTCCTGCGTCAGCGGTTGAGCGACCTGCCGCTAAATATTTTCCGCAAGGCGGCGGAGCCGGGAAAATTCCTCAGCAACCTCACGGACTTCTTTTCCCGCTGCCAGGACGAACTCGTTTCCGCCCAGCGCTACTCCGGTTACGTGGCAGACGTGAAAGCGGGCCGCGCCCCGCTGCCGCGTGTGAGTTCCAGCAAAGACCACGTCGAGTTGGGAAGAGAAGAGATTATCGCGCGCTGCGAGGAGATCGCCGCCGTCTACCGTGCGCTGGAAGCTGTACTCGCGGAGCGCAATCTCGGCACCTTCGGCATGCAGATCACCCGTGCCGTCGAACTGTTGCAGGCGGACTCGTCCGCCCTCGCGGCTGAGCAAGCGAAAGCACGGTTCATCCTGGTGGATGAATTCCAGGATTCCAACCAGGCGCTCATCGAATTGGTGAAGCTGCTGGCGGGTGATGAGCAGAACGTTTTTGCAGTCGGAGATCCGGACCAGGCCATCTATCGCTTCCGCGGAGCGAGCGCCGCAGCGTTCGATAGTTTTCGGCGCGCGTTTCCGACAACCAAAGAAGTCGCACTGGCGGAGAACTATCGCTCGCTCTCGCCCGTGCTCGAGATCGCGTACCGCGTGATCCAGGGAAACCAGATCGTCCCGGGGGCATCGCAGATGTCGCTCGTGCGCGAGCCGTTGCGTTCGGCGCGGTCGGAAGCGGCGCCGAAGGGAGGCGCTCCGGCGGCATCGCCGGTCGCCATCGTCTCGCATAGTGGAGACGAGCACGAGGCTTTCGAGGTTGTGGAAGAGATCATCGCCCGGCACGACGCGGGCGGCGCAGCGTGGCGCGACGTCTGCGTGCTCTATCGCCAGAAGGACCATCGCGACGAGATCGTTCCGCTGCTGCGCGAGCGCGAAGTCCCGTTCGTGGTCGAAGGCCTCGACGCGCTCGAGACCACCGAAGTCCGCGACCTGCTTGCCGCCTTGCGGGCCACGGTCTGGCCGGCGGAGAGCGCGTCGCTGTTGCGCTTTGCCGCGTTCCCGGAGTTCGGAGTCGAAGGGGAAAAGCTGCGCGAACAACTCGGCGCCGCAAAGCGCGATACGCCGCTGGTCGCGCTGCTCGACCTCAGCGATGGCGGCAAGAAAGTGCTCGCCGCCCTCGCGGAGGTGAACCGCGCCGCGCCCCCCAAAGAGACGAAGGCCCTTGCCTTTGCCGAGCAAGTGGCAAAACGCTTTGCGCTCGACCGGCGCTCGCCCGCGCTGCGCGTCTTCTTCGACTTCATCGAGAATTGGCAGAAGAAGCCGGTCGCCGAACGCGGGGACGTCCCCGAATTCCTCGAATACCTGGAGTGCTATCGTGACTTCGGGGGCATGGTTCCGCTCGAGGCCACCGCCGAAGAGGACGCCGTTCGGCTGATGACGGTGCATGCCGCCAAGGGCCGCGAGTTTCCGCACGTGTATGTGATCCGCGCGTCGTCTGGTTCATTCCCCACACATTTCCGTGAGCCCCTGTTCGAGTTTCCTCCGGGACTGCGCGCCGATGCCGAAGTCGCGCAGCGCGAACCGAAGGACCTGCACGCGGAGGAAGAGCGGCGCTTGTTTTATGTGGCGATGACGCGCGCGAAGGATTCGCTGACGCTGCTCGGTTGCCGTCGTGGGAAGGACCCGTATCCCGCCGGGTATCTGCGCGAGATCGCCGGTGGCGGCCCGGGTGCGTGGTCGGCGCGCGCAGCACGCGTCTTCACCATCGATCTCGCCGCGGCCGCGGCAGCGATCCCGGAGATCTCATCGGTGTCCCCGTGGCTGGCGTTACCGGTGCGCGCCGTGGTCCGCGAGATGCCGCTGAGCGCTTCGGCGATTGAGGCGTACGAGACTTGTCCGTTGAAATTCAAGATCCGCTACGACTGGCGTTTGCCGGAGGAGCCGAGTGGCGCGTTGCTCTACGGCTCGGTCATGCACGGCATCCTGAAAAGCTTGTTTGAGCAGGTGAAGGCTGGGAACACGCCGCCGGACGAGACCGTGCTCGCGCAATTTCGCGGCGAACTCGCAGCCGCCAAGTTTTCCGACGAGCTGCAACGGACGCTCTATGAGCGTGATGGCGTGCAGCAGCTCACCGACTTTCTGGCGGCATGGCGTGCGCAGCCGCAGCCACCAGAAGTGCTTTCCACGGAAAAGAATTTCCGGGTGCAGATCGGAGGCGTGACCGTCACCGGTCGCATCGATAGAGTCGACCGGTGCGCCGACGGAGCCGTCGCCATCCTCGATTACAAGACGGGGAAGCCGAAAGAAGAGAAGGACGCCGAGCGTTCGCTCCAGCTTTCCATCTATGCGCTGGCCGCGCCGTTGGAATTCCAGCTCACGCCTTCACGCCTGGTCTTCTACAACCTGGTGACCAACGAAGCTATCGCGGTCGGACGCACGCCGGCACAGTTGGCGAAGGCAACAGACAAAGTACGCGAAGTCGCGGAGAATGTGCGCGCGGGGAACTTTGCGCCGTCGACCGGATTTCATTGCAAGTGGTGCGGGTACGT